The proteins below come from a single Nocardiopsis gilva YIM 90087 genomic window:
- a CDS encoding response regulator, whose protein sequence is MPITVIVADDQAMVCDGIATLLDAAPDIRVVAQASNGREAADLAHEHRPDVVVMDVRMPVMDGLAATREITGPDGQGGPQVLVLTTFDLDEYVYEALGAGASGFLLKDAPVDDLRSAVRIVANGDALLAPSVTKRLISDIAQRRREKIHARPAAFDDLTPREVDVLRQIARGLSNAEIAEELVCSEQTVKTHVGRILMKLHLRDRTQVVVFAYENGLI, encoded by the coding sequence GTGCCCATCACCGTCATAGTCGCCGACGATCAAGCCATGGTGTGCGACGGGATCGCCACGCTGCTCGACGCCGCTCCCGACATCCGGGTGGTGGCCCAGGCGTCGAACGGGCGGGAGGCCGCGGACCTCGCGCACGAGCACCGACCCGACGTCGTGGTCATGGACGTGCGCATGCCGGTGATGGACGGGCTGGCCGCCACGCGGGAGATCACCGGCCCCGATGGTCAGGGCGGCCCCCAGGTCCTGGTGCTGACGACGTTCGACCTGGACGAGTATGTCTATGAGGCGCTGGGCGCCGGAGCCAGCGGCTTCCTGCTGAAGGACGCCCCCGTCGACGACCTGCGCTCCGCGGTGCGCATCGTGGCCAACGGCGACGCGCTGCTCGCGCCGTCGGTGACCAAGCGGCTGATCTCCGACATCGCCCAGCGCCGCCGAGAGAAGATCCACGCCCGCCCCGCCGCGTTCGACGACCTCACTCCGCGCGAGGTCGATGTCCTCCGCCAGATCGCGCGCGGCCTGTCCAACGCGGAGATCGCCGAGGAGCTGGTCTGCTCGGAGCAGACGGTGAAGACGCACGTCGGGCGCATCCTGATGAAACTCCACCTGCGCGACCGCACCCAGGTCGTGGTCTTCGCCTACGAGAACGGGCTGATCTAG
- a CDS encoding ANTAR domain-containing protein, with translation MYVKPHSTVQSGESAALIQRTPTGWRVHDGEELPDLLNAMVLADLLVAEAGGAVSAGTAPPRAVENGSEVERLRLTVAQLQHALHTRVVVEQAIGVLSERHQVAPRQAFERLRSAARSRGRKVADLAREVVQSSTNPLIPLPAELAAKGAADSESA, from the coding sequence ATGTACGTGAAGCCTCACAGCACAGTCCAGAGTGGGGAGTCCGCCGCACTGATCCAGCGGACCCCGACGGGATGGCGGGTTCACGATGGCGAGGAACTTCCCGACCTGCTCAACGCGATGGTCCTCGCCGATCTCCTGGTGGCCGAAGCGGGCGGGGCGGTGTCCGCGGGCACCGCTCCCCCGCGGGCCGTCGAGAACGGCTCGGAGGTCGAGCGGCTGCGCCTGACGGTGGCGCAGCTCCAGCACGCGCTGCACACGCGGGTGGTCGTCGAGCAGGCGATCGGGGTGCTGTCGGAACGCCACCAGGTGGCGCCGCGCCAGGCCTTCGAGCGGCTGCGCTCCGCCGCCCGGTCGCGCGGCCGCAAGGTCGCCGACCTCGCCCGCGAGGTGGTGCAGAGCAGCACCAACCCGCTCATCCCCCTGCCCGCCGAGCTCGCGGCGAAGGGGGCCGCCGACAGCGAGTCCGCCTAG
- a CDS encoding WhiB family transcriptional regulator yields the protein MLASVLETPWLGEAEVPCRWEPDLFFAEAPADVEAAKAVCQSCPVREQCLADALERREPWGVWGGELFVAGKTVARKRPRGRPRKNPQPVAA from the coding sequence ATGCTCGCGTCGGTCCTGGAGACTCCGTGGCTCGGCGAGGCCGAGGTTCCGTGTCGTTGGGAGCCTGACCTTTTCTTCGCCGAGGCCCCGGCGGATGTGGAAGCCGCCAAGGCGGTCTGCCAGTCCTGCCCCGTTCGGGAGCAGTGCCTGGCCGACGCCCTGGAGCGGCGGGAGCCGTGGGGTGTGTGGGGTGGCGAGCTCTTCGTCGCCGGCAAGACCGTCGCGCGCAAGCGTCCGCGCGGCCGTCCCCGGAAGAACCCCCAGCCGGTCGCGGCCTGA
- the tesB gene encoding acyl-CoA thioesterase II, whose amino-acid sequence MGEERHATATPDDERGGQTLDALLNILDLERIEENIFRGNSPDEGPQRVFGGQVAGQALVAAGRTVQADRHVHSLHAYFIRPGDPAVPIVYEVDRVRDGRSFTTRRVVAIQHGKPIFTLSASFHLVEPGLEHQAEMPAVPGPDALPTMRERLRTAFGKVPRFAGWHPIELRPVGPLSWEVERDPSLRTLDNPVWLRVEGKLPDDPLLHVCLMTYASDTTLLDTVLLRHGRSDRGVFMASLDHAMWFHRPFRADEWLLYAQETPTAVGARGLARGLVFTREGELVCSVVQEGLVRVPEPEPEPTASR is encoded by the coding sequence ATGGGTGAGGAACGGCACGCCACGGCCACGCCGGACGACGAGCGGGGCGGCCAGACGCTCGACGCCCTGCTGAACATCCTCGACCTGGAGCGCATCGAGGAGAACATCTTCCGCGGGAACAGCCCCGACGAAGGGCCGCAGCGTGTCTTCGGCGGACAGGTCGCGGGGCAGGCCCTGGTCGCGGCCGGGCGTACGGTCCAGGCCGACCGGCACGTGCACTCCCTGCACGCCTACTTCATCCGCCCTGGCGATCCCGCGGTGCCGATCGTCTACGAGGTCGACCGGGTGCGCGACGGCCGTTCCTTCACCACCCGCCGGGTCGTCGCGATCCAGCACGGCAAGCCGATCTTCACCCTGTCGGCCTCGTTCCACCTGGTCGAGCCGGGACTGGAACACCAGGCCGAGATGCCCGCCGTCCCCGGCCCCGACGCTCTGCCCACCATGCGCGAGCGGCTGCGCACGGCCTTCGGCAAGGTGCCCCGGTTCGCCGGGTGGCACCCCATCGAGCTGCGGCCGGTCGGGCCGCTGTCCTGGGAGGTCGAGCGCGACCCGTCGCTGCGGACCCTCGATAACCCCGTGTGGCTGCGCGTCGAGGGCAAGCTGCCCGACGACCCGCTCCTGCACGTCTGCCTGATGACCTACGCGTCCGACACCACGCTGCTCGACACCGTCCTGCTCCGGCACGGCCGGTCCGACCGCGGCGTCTTCATGGCCAGCCTGGACCACGCCATGTGGTTCCACCGTCCGTTCCGCGCCGACGAGTGGCTGCTCTACGCCCAGGAGACCCCGACCGCCGTCGGCGCCCGTGGTCTGGCCCGGGGACTGGTCTTCACGCGGGAGGGCGAGCTGGTGTGCAGCGTCGTCCAAGAGGGGCTGGTCCGCGTTCCCGAACCGGAGCCCGAGCCGACCGCGTCTCGTTAG
- a CDS encoding mycoredoxin, which produces MTSSTTAQITMYSTPWCGFCKRLKSQLGREGIALDEVNIEQDPAAAEYVMKVNGGNQTVPTLLFADGTALTNPSLAQVKEKLAARS; this is translated from the coding sequence ATGACCAGCTCGACCACCGCTCAGATCACGATGTACAGCACCCCCTGGTGTGGATTCTGCAAGCGGTTGAAGAGCCAGCTCGGGCGTGAGGGGATCGCGCTCGACGAGGTGAACATCGAGCAGGACCCGGCCGCGGCCGAGTATGTGATGAAGGTGAACGGCGGCAACCAGACGGTGCCGACGCTCCTGTTCGCCGACGGGACCGCCCTGACGAATCCGTCGCTCGCGCAGGTGAAGGAAAAGCTGGCGGCGCGGTCGTAG
- the nudC gene encoding NAD(+) diphosphatase: MHGSSKTPALSRGTVDMAAHRRNDDAWLDKAWADPATRVLVLEAGEPGSYGWRALSGRQSRLLVETVDDQPRLVFVSPADAPEGDHYLLGVDSDGRAYFALSARAENALPEVEGAWRASLREVGALLDDRDAGLLTHAIALVNWNGTHRFCPVCGAATRSASSGHVRICQEDGTEQFPRMDPAVIMLVHREVDGVEQCLLGHTPKAPDKWYSTLAGFVEPGESLEQAVVREVAEEAGVAVTEPRYMASQPWPFPRSLMLGFFATAVGDAERTDFDELSDLRWFSREELGAAAESGDVILPGAVSIARVLIEEWYGGALPG, from the coding sequence ATGCACGGATCATCGAAGACACCCGCGCTCTCCCGGGGCACCGTCGATATGGCGGCGCACCGGCGGAACGATGACGCCTGGCTGGACAAGGCCTGGGCCGACCCGGCCACGCGGGTCCTGGTCCTGGAGGCGGGGGAGCCGGGTTCCTACGGGTGGCGGGCGCTCTCGGGGCGCCAGTCCCGGCTGCTGGTCGAGACCGTCGACGACCAGCCGCGCCTGGTCTTCGTCTCCCCGGCCGACGCCCCTGAGGGCGACCACTACCTGCTGGGCGTCGACAGTGACGGCCGCGCCTACTTCGCGTTGAGCGCCCGCGCCGAGAACGCCCTGCCGGAGGTCGAGGGGGCGTGGCGGGCCTCCCTGCGCGAGGTCGGGGCGCTGCTCGACGACCGCGACGCCGGACTCCTCACCCACGCCATCGCCCTGGTGAACTGGAACGGCACGCACCGCTTCTGCCCCGTCTGCGGCGCCGCGACGCGATCGGCGTCGTCCGGGCACGTGCGGATCTGCCAGGAGGACGGCACCGAGCAGTTCCCGCGTATGGACCCGGCCGTGATCATGCTGGTCCACCGGGAGGTCGACGGCGTCGAGCAGTGCCTGCTCGGGCACACGCCGAAGGCGCCGGACAAGTGGTACTCCACGCTGGCCGGGTTCGTGGAACCGGGGGAGTCGCTGGAGCAGGCCGTCGTCCGCGAGGTCGCGGAGGAAGCGGGCGTGGCCGTGACGGAGCCCCGCTACATGGCGTCGCAGCCGTGGCCCTTCCCGCGCAGCCTGATGCTGGGGTTCTTCGCGACGGCCGTCGGCGATGCGGAGCGCACCGACTTCGACGAACTCTCCGACCTGCGCTGGTTCAGCCGGGAGGAGCTGGGTGCGGCAGCGGAGAGCGGCGACGTGATCCTGCCCGGCGCGGTGTCGATCGCGCGTGTCCTGATCGAGGAGTGGTACGGCGGCGCACTGCCGGGCTAG
- a CDS encoding dipeptidase: protein MDARTYIAENRDEFVAALKEWLAIPSISAAPDHHADVHRSARWLTEHLTATGFPTVEIWETGGLPAVFAEWPAADPQAPTVVIYGHHDVQPVDPVEAWRTEPFAPVEEGDRLIGRGASDDKGQVLFHTLGLRAGMAASGATAPPVTVKLLVEGEEESGSPHFAELLRKHRDRLACDIVVISDTTMWAADTPSMCVGMRGMTDCEISLHGPEVDLHSGSFGGAVPNPLQAMADLLSGLHDADGRITVPGFYDDVVEISAEERELIARLPFDEAEWLRTASSTATAGEAGYSTLERIWVRPTAEINGMWGGHTGAGSKTIVPRSAHAKVSFRLVPGQEPLRVQEDVHAYVEAHTPPGLSAEVRFAGPGVRACASDIHSTAVRAARNAMSTAFGTEVLFTREGGSGPEADIADILDAPLVFVAVGLDDDRIHAPNEKVEVPLLLKGAESVAYLWDELGRSTTT from the coding sequence ATGGATGCGCGCACCTACATCGCAGAAAACCGCGACGAGTTCGTCGCCGCGCTCAAGGAATGGCTGGCCATTCCCTCCATATCGGCCGCGCCGGACCATCACGCCGACGTCCACCGCTCCGCCCGGTGGCTGACGGAGCACCTGACCGCCACCGGTTTTCCGACCGTGGAGATCTGGGAGACCGGGGGCCTTCCGGCGGTTTTCGCGGAGTGGCCCGCCGCCGACCCGCAGGCACCGACCGTGGTCATCTACGGCCACCATGACGTCCAGCCCGTCGACCCGGTCGAGGCGTGGCGCACCGAGCCGTTCGCGCCGGTCGAAGAGGGCGACCGGCTCATCGGGCGCGGTGCGTCCGACGACAAGGGCCAGGTGCTCTTCCACACCCTGGGCCTGCGTGCCGGGATGGCCGCCTCCGGCGCGACCGCCCCGCCCGTCACCGTCAAGCTGCTCGTCGAGGGCGAGGAGGAGAGCGGCTCCCCGCACTTCGCCGAGCTGCTCAGAAAGCACCGGGACCGGCTCGCCTGCGACATCGTCGTCATCTCCGACACCACGATGTGGGCGGCCGACACCCCCTCGATGTGCGTCGGCATGCGCGGCATGACCGACTGCGAGATCAGCCTGCACGGCCCCGAGGTCGACCTGCACAGCGGGTCGTTCGGCGGTGCCGTCCCCAACCCGCTGCAGGCGATGGCCGACCTGCTCTCCGGCCTGCATGACGCCGACGGCCGCATCACCGTCCCCGGCTTCTACGACGACGTCGTGGAGATCAGCGCGGAGGAGCGCGAGCTCATCGCCCGGCTGCCGTTCGACGAGGCCGAGTGGCTGCGCACCGCGAGCAGTACCGCCACGGCCGGGGAAGCCGGATACAGCACGCTGGAGCGTATCTGGGTGCGGCCGACAGCCGAGATCAACGGCATGTGGGGCGGCCACACCGGCGCCGGATCCAAGACCATCGTGCCGCGCTCGGCGCACGCCAAGGTGAGTTTCCGGCTCGTCCCGGGCCAGGAACCGCTCCGCGTCCAGGAGGACGTCCACGCGTACGTCGAAGCGCACACCCCGCCCGGCCTGAGCGCTGAAGTCCGGTTCGCCGGTCCCGGCGTCCGCGCCTGCGCGTCCGACATCCACTCGACCGCGGTGCGCGCCGCCCGCAACGCGATGAGCACGGCCTTCGGCACCGAGGTGCTGTTCACCCGCGAGGGCGGCAGCGGGCCCGAGGCCGACATCGCCGACATCCTCGACGCCCCGCTGGTCTTCGTGGCGGTCGGGCTGGACGACGACCGGATCCACGCGCCCAACGAGAAGGTCGAGGTCCCGCTCCTCCTCAAGGGCGCCGAGAGCGTCGCCTACCTGTGGGATGAACTGGGAAGAAGCACGACCACATAG
- a CDS encoding alpha/beta hydrolase → MTRRMTSPRAITLLLLATGLIYAAQVHISTALAEPEPLSYASVQQDGDQVLADDPSGSGRVVEVIGNLDSAADIAVVVPGMGQNRDNFRHSYFGEGAVPYLNGQALYDELRRQEPDRDVAVVVWLGYEPPQIGDPLVATSVRARQGAKALVRFRQQVLPPETRITLVCHSYGTTVCGMAAREPGIAADVVALASPGMGVDDAGEIHARVWATRASDDWIRFVPSFQVHELGLGRGDPMKPDFGARTFSPGEISGHQNYFRPGSASLRTTARIVLGTAPLR, encoded by the coding sequence ATGACACGACGGATGACCTCGCCGCGGGCCATCACCCTCCTTCTGCTGGCCACCGGGCTCATCTACGCCGCTCAGGTCCACATTTCCACGGCACTGGCCGAGCCGGAGCCGCTGAGCTACGCCTCGGTCCAGCAGGACGGTGACCAGGTGCTGGCCGATGACCCGTCGGGGAGCGGCCGGGTCGTCGAGGTGATCGGCAACCTCGACTCCGCGGCGGACATCGCCGTCGTCGTCCCCGGCATGGGGCAGAACCGGGACAACTTCCGGCACAGCTACTTCGGCGAGGGGGCGGTGCCCTACCTCAACGGACAGGCGCTCTACGACGAACTGCGACGCCAGGAGCCGGACCGCGATGTGGCCGTCGTGGTGTGGCTGGGCTATGAGCCCCCGCAGATCGGCGACCCCCTTGTGGCCACCTCCGTACGGGCCAGGCAGGGCGCCAAGGCCCTCGTCCGGTTCCGCCAGCAAGTTCTTCCCCCGGAGACGCGCATCACGCTCGTGTGCCACAGCTACGGCACGACGGTCTGCGGCATGGCCGCGCGCGAGCCGGGCATCGCCGCCGACGTCGTCGCCCTGGCCAGCCCGGGCATGGGCGTCGACGACGCCGGGGAAATCCACGCCCGCGTCTGGGCGACCCGCGCATCGGACGACTGGATCCGCTTCGTCCCCTCGTTCCAGGTCCACGAACTGGGGCTAGGCCGGGGCGACCCCATGAAGCCGGACTTCGGCGCCCGCACCTTCAGCCCCGGCGAGATCAGCGGACACCAGAACTACTTCCGGCCGGGCAGCGCATCACTGCGGACCACCGCGCGCATCGTCCTGGGCACCGCGCCCCTTCGTTGA
- a CDS encoding ATP-binding protein yields the protein MAKAEPESVPDGVAAPDGGTGASGSGGPGSALAVLLADVLWRTPVHLPRTLPVRYAPPEAEPPSVLGGVCAGFAARRGVTARRVRWTFVLTVLPVLLYPLFWLVRLAGRPQARGRDQANGLVFLAVIALVSALLSAAGLLLGGLADVATLAVGAALGLPALFIGRSPLLAWRVLLAALCLPPFLVLLRQPRADDGIPPAPYLPTAAFLLLLVLLFLVASQYERRIVYGTGACTAAVLIGTALLSGAAAAATWPVLFSAAALFTGDNVRLRREDIGLPVGGRPTAPQRPPRNPIPVLDGVLDAVWRSPSHRPGGQVRLFHGPRRPVDDKVVAGVCTALSRGSHQLRVLLRAGFVLAVAVGPLLYGALWLLLPRDDEQHWTDDGEPAPTLPRELAAWYALLAVSTVIALGSALQLRYYLQVPVLPALILAAATGLPLALLPRAPLLAWRIMAPGLFVALIAVGMTGPLDPARALWPWPAGALLALPITLYAIAVAYPRRTTVGVGVLTIVADVFAASFVTGTPLQQTLWIAVVGVAVLLFGYNVGSRRSAQLDLQRESALRRQDRARQAVLEERSRIARELHDVVSHHMSMIAIQAEAAPYKHPAIGDEATATFHTIRDAARDALSEMRRVVGLLRQEESEGPIPAPQPSLDRLAELVSGARQAGLDVGLEGAPVDGNLPDAVELSTYRIVQESLSNAGRHAPGSEVSVVVDRAPGRLIVRVVNGPADGGAETPAPADFSSGGHGLVGMRERAAMLGGWLRAGPLADGGFEVHAELPVSRERG from the coding sequence ATGGCGAAGGCGGAACCAGAGTCCGTGCCGGATGGTGTCGCGGCGCCGGACGGTGGGACCGGGGCGAGCGGCAGCGGTGGACCAGGGTCGGCCCTGGCGGTCCTCCTCGCCGACGTCCTGTGGCGGACGCCGGTACACCTGCCGCGCACCCTTCCGGTCCGGTACGCGCCGCCGGAGGCTGAGCCGCCATCGGTCCTGGGCGGGGTGTGCGCGGGTTTCGCCGCGCGCCGGGGCGTGACCGCGAGGCGGGTGCGCTGGACGTTCGTCCTCACGGTGCTGCCGGTCCTGCTCTACCCGCTGTTCTGGCTGGTGCGGCTGGCCGGACGGCCGCAGGCGCGTGGGCGCGACCAGGCGAACGGGCTCGTCTTCCTGGCGGTCATCGCCCTGGTGTCCGCCCTCCTGTCGGCCGCTGGGCTACTGCTCGGCGGCCTGGCCGATGTCGCCACTCTGGCGGTCGGGGCCGCACTGGGCCTGCCCGCGCTCTTCATCGGCCGCTCTCCGCTGCTCGCCTGGCGGGTCCTACTCGCCGCGCTGTGCCTGCCGCCCTTTCTGGTGCTACTGCGACAACCCCGAGCCGACGATGGGATCCCACCCGCGCCCTACCTGCCCACCGCCGCGTTCCTGCTCCTCCTGGTCCTCCTCTTCCTGGTCGCCTCCCAGTACGAGCGCCGGATCGTCTACGGGACGGGCGCGTGCACGGCCGCCGTTCTGATCGGCACCGCCCTGCTCAGCGGCGCCGCGGCGGCCGCCACCTGGCCCGTGCTGTTCTCGGCCGCGGCACTGTTCACCGGGGACAACGTGCGGCTGCGCAGGGAGGACATCGGCCTACCGGTCGGCGGCCGCCCCACCGCTCCCCAGCGCCCGCCCCGGAATCCCATCCCGGTCCTGGACGGCGTGCTCGACGCCGTGTGGCGGTCGCCATCGCACCGTCCCGGCGGGCAGGTGCGGCTGTTCCACGGGCCGCGGCGCCCGGTCGACGACAAGGTCGTCGCGGGGGTGTGCACAGCGCTGTCGCGTGGTTCCCACCAGCTGCGCGTGCTCCTGCGCGCCGGCTTCGTCCTGGCCGTCGCCGTCGGCCCGCTCCTCTACGGTGCCCTGTGGCTGCTCCTCCCCCGCGACGACGAACAGCACTGGACCGACGACGGCGAACCCGCGCCGACCCTTCCCCGCGAACTGGCCGCCTGGTACGCGCTGCTGGCGGTCAGCACCGTCATCGCGCTGGGCAGCGCACTGCAGCTGCGGTACTACCTCCAGGTCCCGGTCCTGCCCGCACTCATCCTGGCCGCGGCCACCGGCCTGCCGCTCGCTCTGCTGCCCCGCGCGCCGCTGCTCGCCTGGCGGATCATGGCGCCGGGCCTGTTCGTCGCGCTGATCGCCGTCGGAATGACCGGCCCGCTCGACCCGGCCCGCGCCCTGTGGCCATGGCCCGCGGGGGCGCTGCTGGCCCTGCCCATCACGCTGTACGCGATCGCGGTCGCCTACCCTCGCCGGACCACGGTCGGCGTGGGCGTCCTCACCATCGTCGCCGACGTCTTCGCCGCGTCGTTCGTCACGGGCACGCCCCTCCAGCAGACGCTGTGGATCGCGGTCGTCGGCGTCGCCGTTCTCCTGTTCGGCTACAACGTGGGCAGCCGCCGCAGTGCCCAGCTCGACCTGCAGCGCGAGAGTGCCCTGCGGCGCCAGGACCGTGCGCGCCAGGCCGTTCTGGAGGAGCGGTCACGGATCGCGCGCGAGCTGCACGACGTCGTCTCCCACCACATGTCGATGATCGCGATCCAGGCCGAGGCGGCGCCCTACAAGCACCCGGCGATCGGCGACGAGGCCACCGCCACCTTCCACACCATCCGCGACGCCGCGCGCGACGCGCTCTCGGAGATGCGCAGGGTCGTCGGCCTGCTGCGGCAGGAGGAGTCCGAGGGGCCGATCCCCGCGCCGCAGCCGAGCCTCGACCGGCTCGCCGAGCTAGTGAGCGGGGCGCGGCAGGCGGGGTTGGACGTCGGGCTGGAGGGCGCACCGGTCGACGGCAACCTGCCCGACGCCGTGGAGCTGTCGACCTACCGCATCGTCCAGGAGTCCCTGAGCAACGCCGGGCGGCACGCGCCCGGCTCCGAGGTGTCCGTCGTGGTGGACCGCGCACCGGGGCGCCTGATCGTACGCGTCGTCAACGGGCCCGCCGACGGTGGGGCGGAGACCCCCGCCCCAGCGGACTTCTCGTCCGGCGGGCACGGCCTGGTGGGGATGCGGGAGCGGGCGGCGATGCTCGGCGGGTGGCTGCGCGCCGGTCCGCTCGCCGACGGTGGTTTCGAGGTCCACGCGGAGCTGCCGGTCTCCCGTGAGCGAGGCTAG
- a CDS encoding ATP-dependent DNA helicase UvrD2, whose amino-acid sequence MNPDRMLEGLDPEQLEAARALRGPVCILAGAGTGKTRAITHRIAHAVASGVATEQQILAVTFTTRAAGEMRGRLRALGAPRVQARTFHAAALRQLSFFWPDAIGGPKPTLINSKIQVVAHAARSCGLQLDGTGMRDLASEIEWAKVTQVRPTDYEKAVVKAGRTAPMAAHDVSRAYEEYEELRRDRNLLDFESMLELTAAMLTEYPKIGARVRDQYRYFVVDEFQDVNPLQKLLLDAWLGERDDLCVVGDPNQTIYSFAGATPNYLTRFSAAYPHATVVRLVRDYRSSPQVVRVANGALKHARGAAAEHKLELVAQRPDGPDPTYTEYDDEPAEATSVARKIAVLIESGTPAREIAVLFRTNSQSAAYEQALADAGVPFTVRGGTRFFEQPVIKQAVHTLRGARQGADDEPLISTVRHILTPLGLTDTAPEGRQARERWESLAALAQLAEDVAAEKPRRDGDRASGGVDADGRRPTRVGGGASEEPERAGKQRVGMAEFVAELDARVATEHAPEFEGVTLASLHSAKGLEWDAVFLVGLTEGMLPIVYAESSEQVEEERRLFYVGVTRAREYLALSWALARSPGGRKSRKPSRFLDGLRPASPSLASSRAERRKQPKVVQCRICGNTLIEAAERKLSRCLDCPADYDEELLERLKAWRRETAQEQKVPPYVIFTDATLQAVAEQVPSGVSQLSRISGVGAVKLERYGSAVLALCAGEEPTAAVSAAGQTDGEDEGE is encoded by the coding sequence ATGAATCCTGATCGCATGCTGGAAGGGCTCGACCCCGAACAGCTGGAGGCCGCGCGCGCCCTGCGCGGCCCGGTGTGCATCCTGGCGGGCGCCGGTACGGGGAAGACCCGCGCGATCACGCACCGCATCGCCCACGCGGTCGCCAGCGGCGTGGCCACCGAGCAGCAGATCCTCGCGGTGACCTTCACCACCCGCGCCGCCGGTGAGATGCGCGGACGGCTGCGCGCCCTGGGCGCACCACGGGTGCAGGCCCGCACGTTCCACGCCGCCGCGCTGCGCCAGCTCTCCTTTTTCTGGCCCGATGCCATCGGCGGACCGAAACCCACGCTGATCAACAGCAAGATCCAGGTGGTCGCGCACGCCGCCCGCTCCTGTGGCCTGCAGCTCGACGGCACGGGCATGCGCGACCTCGCCAGCGAGATCGAATGGGCCAAGGTCACCCAGGTCCGCCCCACCGACTACGAGAAGGCCGTCGTCAAGGCCGGGCGCACCGCCCCCATGGCGGCCCACGACGTCTCCCGCGCCTACGAGGAGTACGAGGAGCTGCGCCGCGACCGCAACCTGCTCGACTTCGAGTCGATGCTGGAGCTCACCGCGGCGATGCTCACCGAGTACCCGAAGATCGGCGCGCGCGTCCGCGACCAGTACCGCTACTTCGTGGTCGACGAGTTCCAGGACGTCAACCCGCTGCAGAAGCTGCTGCTGGACGCCTGGCTGGGCGAACGCGACGACCTGTGCGTCGTCGGAGACCCCAACCAGACCATCTACTCCTTCGCCGGGGCCACGCCCAACTACCTCACCCGCTTCTCCGCCGCCTACCCGCACGCCACGGTGGTGCGGCTGGTCCGCGACTACCGGTCCAGCCCGCAGGTGGTCCGGGTGGCCAACGGTGCCCTGAAGCACGCGCGCGGTGCGGCGGCCGAGCACAAGCTGGAGCTGGTCGCGCAGCGCCCCGACGGCCCGGACCCCACCTACACCGAGTACGACGACGAGCCGGCCGAGGCCACCTCGGTGGCGCGCAAGATCGCGGTGCTGATCGAGTCCGGAACGCCGGCCCGCGAGATCGCGGTGCTGTTCCGCACCAACTCCCAGTCGGCCGCCTACGAGCAGGCGCTCGCCGACGCCGGGGTTCCGTTCACCGTGCGCGGCGGCACCCGCTTCTTCGAGCAGCCGGTGATCAAGCAGGCCGTGCACACGCTGCGCGGCGCCCGCCAGGGTGCCGACGACGAGCCGCTGATCAGCACGGTCCGGCATATCCTCACCCCGCTCGGGCTCACCGACACCGCGCCCGAGGGCCGCCAGGCCCGCGAACGCTGGGAGTCGCTGGCGGCGCTGGCGCAACTCGCCGAGGATGTGGCGGCGGAAAAGCCGCGACGCGACGGCGATCGAGCGAGCGGAGGCGTCGATGCCGATGGCCGGAGGCCGACTCGCGTCGGCGGTGGAGCGAGTGAGGAGCCGGAGCGCGCAGGCAAGCAGAGGGTCGGGATGGCGGAGTTCGTCGCCGAGCTCGACGCCCGTGTGGCCACCGAGCACGCCCCGGAGTTCGAGGGCGTCACCCTGGCCTCGCTGCACTCGGCCAAGGGCCTGGAGTGGGACGCCGTCTTCCTCGTCGGGCTGACCGAGGGCATGCTCCCCATCGTCTACGCCGAGTCCTCCGAGCAGGTCGAGGAGGAGCGGCGACTCTTCTACGTCGGCGTCACCCGGGCCCGCGAGTACCTCGCGCTGTCGTGGGCGCTGGCGCGCTCGCCCGGCGGGCGCAAGAGCCGCAAGCCCTCGCGGTTCCTCGACGGCCTGCGCCCGGCCTCGCCCAGCCTCGCCAGCAGCCGGGCCGAGCGCCGCAAGCAGCCCAAGGTCGTGCAGTGCCGCATCTGCGGGAACACCCTCATCGAGGCAGCCGAGCGCAAACTCTCCCGCTGCCTGGACTGCCCGGCCGACTACGACGAGGAGCTGCTGGAGCGGCTCAAGGCGTGGCGCCGCGAGACCGCCCAGGAGCAGAAGGTCCCGCCCTACGTCATCTTCACCGACGCCACGCTGCAGGCGGTGGCCGAACAGGTACCGAGCGGCGTCTCCCAGCTGTCGCGCATATCCGGTGTCGGGGCCGTGAAGCTCGAACGGTACGGTTCGGCGGTACTGGCGCTCTGCGCGGGCGAGGAGCCCACCGCGGCCGTATCGGCGGCGGGCCAGACGGATGGGGAGGACGAGGGGGAGTAG